In Lodderomyces elongisporus chromosome 1, complete sequence, the DNA window TGGTGATTTGAAGACTGCGTGCTACACATACTGATCTAAAACACAAAActagaagagaaaatagaaaatagaaaataaataaaaccaAACGCGTATGATAGTATATGAAAatatttatgtatatatatatatataataatgTAATGTTACAAAAGTTTGGTACACCCttactgttgttttttttttgtataattttttatatttgtagatactttttcaattttgagAGAACAAGTAGACAACGGTTGATAAATAAGGTATAGGCAGTGGTTATAAAGAGTTGCTTCTGAGTTGTGCAAGTTCCTCTTCAAGTTTCTTCCTACGCATTCGTTCTGCTGTTAAGTCCAACTCATACTGATCTTGCATTTCATTGACAATCtttttaaactcttttCTCAACAATGCATTGGCAACACCggatgacgacgacgaaGAGGATGGTGGCgctgtggttgttgttgttgttgttgttgttgctgctgctgcttgtGTACCTCTAGAAGAATCAAATGAATCTCGATTACCATTGTGCACATTGAGTTCATGATCACTTGAGCCCTGTCGAGAGTGTTCCATTGCTGGTCCCAACGATCCTCCCGTCACTGGAGACACATTTGTTGATGGTGCTATATAGTTGAACAAAGGTGATGTTGCTGATAGATGGGTCGAGGCACTTGTGCTTGTGTTTGGAGGGCTTGGCTGTGTTGATATTTTCAATGTGTACAATTCTCTTCTGAGTCGCGAAatctcttcatctttatcGATGGAAAGATTCAGTGGATATGAGGTCTCTtgtgttgtggtggtgcttgtggtagtggtggtggtgctgctgctgctgctgttgttgttgttgttgttgttgttgttgttcatgttattgttgttgccaaTGATCTTCTTGCCTGTAGATGTTGTTGACGAGTTGCGTTCCGATTCTAAGCGATTGAGTTTCTGTGTAAGTTTAGATAAACTTGTCTTGGACATTTCCAATTCCTTAGTTAAGAATTGGATTGTGAATTGTAGGTCGTTCATTGCTGTCTTGTATTCGGAAGCAGATTTTATTGGTGATTTTATTGAAGTAGGCGACGAAGCCACTGaggtgaaaaaaaactgaTCATTTTTTGACAAAGAGCTTTCGGTAGTCGATGATGTTGCCGGTGCTTTTAGGACTAATGTATTTATGCATTGTTCAAGATATGCAGTCAGTGAAGAGCCTTGTTCTGGCTCTGGAGTTGGGAGTGTGATATTATGCTGAGCTGCAACACTGGCAATGTACGCAAAAATAGATTCAACCTCTTTTGTAGTTGCACGAGAATGCAATGAGTTAGTCAAGTTACTCCTACTTccattgccattgccattgtcattgctgctgttgctgttgctgttgctgttgctgatgttattgatgttgctgctgttgtcaGCTCCATATTTGTATGCCAACTCAAATGGGTCGTTGTTGTCAACGTACAACATCCAGCACGACATTATGTGTTgatacaattttttctgGAGGTTTATTAAATCGTCATTCACGTTATCGAGATTCTGTTGTAGAGACAGCGAGATCTTTAAGGTCCTCTTGAGAAAAGACGCGTCAATTTCACTGGCACCATTATCACTGTTCTCTCTATCGTCTAGTATTGCTTTTATAAACTGGTGTGTTAGCAGGAGCTTTGACTTGAGGTACGTTTTGAGCTCGTTTTGCTCTTCAATCTTGGATTTGACATGCTCAAACTCTTCCAAAGTTAATACCGTACCATCATTGTCCATGGTTTCAAGTATACTTCTTTCCACGAGTATTTTAAGCGTTACATAGTTGGGCTGCTCGTATTGCGACTTAGCTAACACTGTTTCATCTTCCGTATCTGATGGGGATGTAGAAGCATTTGAAGACATGAGGCTGGGCATTGTGCTCAAACTTACCGAGGTCGAGCCGCTAtcgattcttttttgtagtTGGGCATTGAATGGATCCTGGTATACTCTATTGCCCGTTATTTGGTggtttgatgttgatgatgatgttgctgttgatgttgatgatgatgatgatgttgatgttgatgttgatgatgatgacaaaTTGTGAAGCTGGTCTATTGAAGCCAGGTAATCATTTTTTAACTGGTAATTAAGCAACTCAGCATTTTTCGTTGAGTATTTGGCACCATGTGTTTGCGTAAATGGAGACTCGGTATTAAACATTTGTACTTGATGAAATATTTGAATAAGAAAGTAGCAATTCTAGTTATTCGTTGAAAGTTctgttttttctctttgttattattattgttgttctGCCTTCTTCCTAGTCTTATTCTTGATTCTTATTCTTAATCTCCTtcctttcaaaaaaaaaattttcctGTTGCCTAACAGATCAAGGATGAACTAAGCTGCTATTTataaaactttttttttcttatttatttcttaaTTCTAAGCGAGTGTGAACTATTGATTAGTGGGTGTTGGTAACCTTCTACTTGATATGATCGAATGAGAGCAACTCTCTTTGGTTCTGGTGTTACCCTTGATTATGTTTGTGGCTGTTTTTTATGTCCGTAACACTGTGACTTTACAAAACTCAAATTGATCGAAgatctttttcttgatgAAACTTTgccagttttttttttattgatgtcttttttttttcttctttttacttttttttaccctTCTTTGAAACTCGAtttttggtggtggtgaacTTTGGCCTTAATTGAATATTTATTGACAAAGAGAACCtagaaggaaaataaaaaattaaaagaaaaattaaatttaaaataaaataaacacacacaaaaaaggggggaaaggaaaaaattttaaaaaaagaaaatttccAAAGTAAAATAAGCGTATGTAATTTCAGTTGAGATTTGGGCTTATGTACACTACTTTCAAGGGGGACAAACAACtgctttaaaaaaaattataacaAGGACACTGGCTTAGAAATATATTGTCAAGTAGAAGCAAATAcgaaaatatatatacccaCATATACAGCCCTTTCAGTTTTTTATATTATCAACACATTTGTATGCCATGTAAAATTAATAACCTTGTAATCATTTCTAAAATGAAAGTTTTGTAAAAGtattgtgaaaaaaaaaaatttgctGTACAATTGTAGCTGGAAAGCAAAGGTGCGACGCGTCGAGTTAAGTatggaaaatggaactGAAACTTGGGATTAgtaagagaaaataaaaaaaaaaaagagagaaaaataaaagagagaaaaagagaaaaaaaacaggacGCGTCTTTTCTATTGTTCATTTTACGTTCGTATGCTTTACTTTGATGATCTGCCAATTACAAACTGGTACAAGAACATTTTCTGTTAGGCTTATACCAATTGCAAAACTCTTcccaaatttttcaacataCAATTGGTCATCAACGCCAGCTTGTACAAGTATGTGTACTGGTATATGCACTAATATGTGTACTAGTATGTGTACTGGCATGTGTGTTTGTATCTGTGTTTCTCTATGTATATACGAATTGCTTGCTCCTTCACTTTGCATTTTCAACCACCAATTTTAATCAAAGAATCAATCCAATTGGCACAAGTCCTTCAAAAAGATGTGAGCTGAGTATTTAGTATCTTATGAACTAAGTATATTCTAGTTACCCTTGAGTAGTGTAAACGGTTTAAAATTGACAAGCAAAATCTCTATGAGAGTGTACCTTACTGTTTGCAAACATTTTCCCatatgtttttttggttgcaaattcaaaccaaattttctattttttttcaggaTTCTTCTTCTGATACTTTTTTTAAGGAGGAAACTGTAGTGGTTTGTCCCCTGTAACAAGaagttatatatatatatatatatatactattACACCTCATTAGGAATCAGCAATTGAAACAACCATAGCACTCCTAAAAAAAGCAGATCAATCCTACATTGTATGTTTTATACAAAGATTGCACACTAAGAATCAATTTCAACCGATTGTTCTAAGGTGTCATATTTACTCACATCATTTAAGCAACCCTCCCTCCCCACCACTCCAGCACTCACCTACAAGCACATTTTATTCTgtcaagaagaaaaaggagtttaatttttcctttttttttaattttttttgctcaaaaagaaaaaaaaaaaatcaaggaATCTCAAAATTCATTGCTGTAATATCTCCAATTATTCAGAATCAAGTTCATATAGTTTTGGATACCATCAGAATTCGGTTTGCCGTATGTAAAGTGCTCTCAAAATTATGAGTACAACACAGCTTCTGCTTTTAAAACTTGTGAACGAATAGTTATATCCCGCGCTTGATCGCTACAAACAGTACCATCtcaaataattttttattttctattttctattttattttcttttaaaaatttttttttttgttattgtttgAGAGTTATGTGTTACCGTTAAGGCTAGGTTAGGACGAGCAAGGTAGCGGTGGACAACTTACTAAATGTTCAAaagcagcagtagcagaAGGAGCAGAAGTGGGAGCAGAAGTGGGAGTAGGATTCAGTACAATGCGGCATAGTTCTTCATACCAATTGTACATGCTCTGAGATCCATCTAATTTAACAGTATACCATCATCGATTTGGAGTCGTAAAATTAGTAAactacaattgcacacttTTTACgtacacatacatacacacacacacacacatacacacacacatacacacatacacaaaacaacccttttcttttcatggAGCGAATACTTTCACAAGAACCATTCACAAAAATCACACGCAAGAATTCACAATCTATTCGTTTTATAACTTTCAATGTTAACGGAGTGAAGACAGTATTTAACTATCATCCCTGGAACAAGTTCAACAATGACTTCAACGCAATGTTCAACTCTCTAGAAGCAGATATTATTACATTGCAAGAGTTGAAACTCACAGAGCAAACTATGGGGATGCTAAAGAATATCGGACATCTTGATGATTTCCGATCCTTCATTAGCCTACCGTCTACGAAAAAAGGATATAGTGGAGTAGGCTTGTTTGTGCGAATACCACGTAGTTCCGCGCAACAAGAATGTCTAACGGTGGTGAAAGCCGAAGAAGGGATCACTGGATGGTTGTGCGCAAGAGGATCTGATAAATCATATCGAGAAGTAGAGGGGAAAGTTGAAGGAACACAGGAAGAGGATGGACACGACGCGTCTATTGGTGGATATACAGATattacaaaagaagaaggattGGAATTGGACAGTCAAGGAAGATGTGTAGCAATTGAATTGGCAAACAATTGTGTTGTCTTTGCATTGTATTGCCCAGCAAATTCAATGGGTACAGACGAAGGCGAAGCTTTTCGGATGAAATTCCTTACTCATTTACTTTTACGATGCCAGAATCTTGACAGAATCGGCAAAAAGGTAGTAGTCATGGGTGATATCAACGTGAGCTTGGACCTAATAGATAGCGCTGAGGGTATCAATGATCGATTAATGAAGAATCTTATTACCGATTGTCGCGATGGACATACATTTGAGGTGCAAAACTATGAAGAATGTTGTGGATTCAAAACATCACGACTGTTTCGGCAATTATTGAATAGTTATGTGTTTTCTTCAATGTGGCATAGCCTACTGCcggaaagtgaaaaaatgaataatcAGTTTTTATACGATACAACTCGATACATCCAAGGTAGAAGACGTAAGATGTACACGGTGTGGAATACATTAACGAGCTCACGACAAATTAATTATGGATCGAGAATAGATTTGATTCTTTGCAACTCACACGAAATGGTTAAATCCATTTCGAATGCCGATATATGGCCATTTATATTGGGAAGTGATCATTGTCCCGTGTTTACCGATTTCGATTTATTACCCAGGAAAGATGATGTAGGTGATTTTCCTATACAACAATATACTAAATTAGCATTTGAAGCGAAAAACCATTacaaattaaacaaaagcaGAGATATTTCAACACTTTTCCTTAAtggaagaataaaaaaaagacaaacaaCAGAGTCCGATTCAGATACCTCAGTTGTATCGGCAAGCACCACTTGGACGAACACTGAAGAACCACAAGAGCTCAAGGACTTGCATACTTGCACCCAGCCAACTCCCTTATCATCACAACACAATGagggaaataaaaagagacCATCAAGTCGACTTATTTATACTAGTAGGAAAGTCAAAAAGCCATCAAAGCCTCAAAAACCTATTAATCAGTTTTTTTCGTAATTCTTAATGTGCACAGAATAAAATACACGAAAGAATAtcaaaaagagcaaaaaaaaagcagaagaagaaaaagaaaaagaacatacATTCTCATACTCAAAGTCATTCATTTCTAGTCATTTCATTTATCTGCCTATTCTTATCCATCAATTTGCAAACAGTTTACAAATAAgcaattttttcattcataTTACGACTTTCGGAATTCACTCAAGACCGGGTATATAGCTTCAAATGCAGCATATatctcttctctttgttttgcacCGGTCAAAACAATTTTGCCCGAGACGAAAATCAAAAGCACAATTTTGGGTTTCACCATTCTATAAATTAAGCCAGGAAACAATTCGGGTTCATATGACGAGAAA includes these proteins:
- the PEA2 gene encoding Ccoiled-coil polarisome protein, yielding MFNTESPFTQTHGAKYSTKNAELLNYQLKNDYSASIDQLHNLSSSSTSTSTSSSSSTSTATSSSTSNHQITGNRVYQDPFNAQLQKRIDSGSTSVSLSTMPSLMSSNASTSPSDTEDETVLAKSQYEQPNYVTLKILVERSILETMDNDGTVLTLEEFEHVKSKIEEQNELKTYLKSKLSLTHQFIKAILDDRENSDNGASEIDASFLKRTLKISSSLQQNLDNVNDDLINLQKKLYQHIMSCWMLYVDNNDPFELAYKYGADNSSNINNISNSNSNSNSSNDNGNGNGSRSNLTNSLHSRATTKEVESIFAYIASVAAQHNITLPTPEPEQGSSSTAYLEQCINTLVLKAPATSSTTESSLSKNDQFFFTSVASSPTSIKSPIKSASEYKTAMNDLQFTIQFLTKELEMSKTSLSKLTQKLNRLESERNSSTTSTGKKIIGNNNNMNNNNNNNNNNSSSSSTTTTTTSTTTTQETSYPSNLSIDKDEEISRLRRELYTLKISTQPSPPNTSTSASTHLSATSPLFNYIAPSTNVSPVTGGSLGPAMEHSRQGSSDHELNVHNGNRDSFDSSRGTQAAAATTTTTTTTTAPPSSSSSSSGVANALLRKEFKKIVNEMQDQYELDLTAERMRRKKLEEELAQLRSNSL
- the APN2 gene encoding Class II abasic (AP) endonuclease, whose amino-acid sequence is MERILSQEPFTKITRKNSQSIRFITFNVNGVKTVFNYHPWNKFNNDFNAMFNSLEADIITLQELKLTEQTMGMLKNIGHLDDFRSFISLPSTKKGYSGVGLFVRIPRSSAQQECLTVVKAEEGITGWLCARGSDKSYREVEGKVEGTQEEDGHDASIGGYTDITKEEGLELDSQGRCVAIELANNCVVFALYCPANSMGTDEGEAFRMKFLTHLLLRCQNLDRIGKKVVVMGDINVSLDLIDSAEGINDRLMKNLITDCRDGHTFEVQNYEECCGFKTSRSFRQLLNSYVFSSMWHSLSPESEKMNNQFLYDTTRYIQGRRRKMYTVWNTLTSSRQINYGSRIDLILCNSHEMVKSISNADIWPFILGSDHCPVFTDFDLLPRKDDVGDFPIQQYTKLAFEAKNHYKLNKSRDISTLFLNGRIKKRQTTESDSDTSVVSASTTWTNTEEPQELKDLHTCTQPTPLSSQHNEGNKKRPSSRLIYTSRKVKKPSKPQKPINQFFS